A single region of the Neodiprion pinetum isolate iyNeoPine1 chromosome 5, iyNeoPine1.2, whole genome shotgun sequence genome encodes:
- the LOC124219904 gene encoding venom carboxylesterase-6-like yields MKFAVATTLLLGSVLLLTKAHTRTSPRVVTPLGLIIGRYNFSNGNRLYAAYEGVPYAEPPIGNLRFKVARPVSPWGGALIADRFGSICLQYNRAKKLMDWAGLNQSEDCLYLNIYTPATKFANVSKPLPVIFFIHGGAFRSGSGGMYGPQYLLDRDVVLVTFNHRLGPLGFLSTEDDTVPGNLGLKDQVVALKWVQDYIKYFGGDRNSVTIVGHSSGGVSVQYHYLTNVTKGLFHRGISMSGTALNSWAQIEGSLEKAKKVATILKCNDTDVKEMVECLRTRNATDIVQATSAFLGWMDNPFVPFGPVVEKGVAKDEFTFIDRPPIESLKSKKVQDLPWITSVVSEDGIFPISLLTANETVLNDLNNNWVKYAPLALDFNYTVPADLRALVANCIKKYYFKDEDIGISTLRRIIKMRSDRLYFYHAEEAARLQAEATESPVLFYYFSYRGEHSITEALTGSQTNFGVSHLDDLRYLVHPSFDATITLNDRNMQKKLINLWMSFATNGTPEVGVDWKRVKKNTTTLRYLHIAEPNDPYVTESEDFGNKNFWQWLGFQENHDSKQRVSQDQYWKYLSQGRTGKEYVDDLENNEI; encoded by the exons ATGAAGTTCGCCGTTGCTACGACGCTGCTACTCGGATCTGTTCTCCTCCTCACCAAAGCACATACGCGAACAAGTCCAAGAGTCGTCACGCCGCTGGGACTGATCATAGGACGCTACAACTTCTCGAATGGAAACCGTTTGTACGCGGCGTACGAAGGTGTGCCTTACGCCGAGCCGCCGATAGGAAACTTGAGGTTCAAG GTCGCGAGACCCGTCTCGCCTTGGGGAGGCGCTTTGATAGCGGATCGATTCGGTTCAATTTGCCTGCAATACAATCGTGCGAAAAAATTGATGGATTGGGCCGGACTGAACCAATCGGAGGATTGTCTGTACCTCAACATCTACACCCCGGCTACGAAATTCGCAAACGTAAGCAAACCGCTACCCGTGATATTCTTCATTCACGGAGGCGCGTTTAGATCGGGAAGCGGAGGCATGTACGGACCCCAATATTTGCTCGACAGAGACGTCGTGCTCGTCACGTTTAATCACAGACTGGGACCATTGG GATTTCTAAGTACGGAGGACGACACGGTGCCCGGGAACCTCGGACTCAAGGATCAAGTAGTCGCGCTTAAATGGGTCCAGGATTACATAAAGTACTTCGGGGGGGATCGAAACAGCGTGACAATCGTCGGGCACAGCTCAGGGGGTGTCAGCGTGCAGTATCACTACCTGACGAACGTCACCAAAGGCTTGTTTCACA GAGGAATCTCGATGAGCGGTACCGCTTTGAACAGCTGGGCTCAGATCGAAGGGTCTCTTGAAAAGGCCAAGAAGGTAGCTACAATATTAAAATGTAACGACACCGACGTCAAAGAAATGGTGGAATGTCTGAGGACGCGAAACGCAACAGACATCGTGCAGGCGACCAGCGCATTTCTA GGATGGATGGACAACCCCTTCGTCCCTTTTGGTCCGGTGGTTGAGAAGGGAGTTGCGAAGGACGAATTTACTTTTATCGATCGTCCGCCCATCGAATCACTCAAATCCAAGAAAGTTCAGGATCTACCTTGGATCACGAGCGTCGTTAGCGAAGATGGCATCTTTCCGATCTCCC TACTCACGGCAAACGAAACGGTTCTAAATGATCTCAATAATAATTGGGTAAAGTACGCACCTCTTGCGCTCGATTTCAATTACACCGTTCCGGCTGACCTGCGGGCCTTGGTAGCAAATTGCataaagaaatattatttcaaagatGAGGATATCGGGATTTCAACACTCCGCAGGATCATCAAAATGCGCAGTGATCGTTTGTACTTCTACCACGCCGAAGAAGCAGCGAGATTACAAGCAGAAGCCACCGAAAGTCCCGTTCTGTTTTACTACTTCTCGTATAGAGGAGAACACAGTATAACCGAGGCTCTTACCGGCAGCCAAACGAACTTTG GAGTCAGCCATCTGGATGACTTAAGATACCTAGTGCACCCGTCTTTCGACGCAACAATAACGCTGAATGATCGAAACATGCAAAAGAAGCTGATCAATCTTTGGATGTCTTTTGCAACTAACGG CACCCCCGAAGTAGGAGTGGATTGGaaaagagtgaaaaagaaCACGACGACGCTCCGTTATCTTCACATCGCAGAACCTAATGATCCTTACGTAACCGAAAGCGAAGATTTTGGTAATAAGAACTTTTGGCAGTGGCTTGGTTTTCAGGAGAATCATGATTCTAAGCAACGCGTCTCTCAGGACCAGTATTGGAAGTATCTTTCACAAGGCCGAACTGGAAAAGAATATGTAGATGATCTTGAGAATAACGAAATATAA